A single region of the Liolophura sinensis isolate JHLJ2023 chromosome 9, CUHK_Ljap_v2, whole genome shotgun sequence genome encodes:
- the LOC135474778 gene encoding tumor protein p63-regulated gene 1-like protein, whose product MAETKEKTTIPVEENIATDMKIDDDRTGDDSAEFTGATLEIGSGSPNPPVPSVAIAGGAAADGSAFDRGRPGSVYGRQSIKSTTSRTSMRPGYVEPVEITKGYFSYKDGSFDNAVENCKSLLKNELDGSLQGAWLLTEIDHWDNEREKILLLTDSSLFIVNYNFINSKILDSKRVMLHLIDTIQVGDLTYPKESVMPDRQHGGVRILWNKGEQPSFGQMWNPWCSSIPWTTFSHHPVLYNPKENETITYNVDDFYESLLQAVSKAFQKKKPGEKVRLIEGPILIENYLGVSSLVFNQSHLGFFRDRNGVSF is encoded by the exons ATGGCGGAAACGAAAGAGAAGACGACGATCCCTGTTGAGGAAAACATAGCCACAGACATGAAAATTGACGATGACAGAACGGGAGATGATAGTGCAGAGTTCACTGGGGCCACCTTGGAAATTGGATCAGGGTCTCCTAACCCTCCAGTTCCGTCCGTGGCGATTGCCGGAGGCGCTGCTGCTGATGGGTCGGCATTTGATCGTGGTCGTCCAGGCTCGGTTTATGGACGGCAGAGTATTAAAAGTACGACGAGTCGCACGTCAATGAGACCCGGATACGTGGAACCTGTGGAAATTACCAAAGGTTacttcagttacaag GATGGTTCGTTTGACAATGCTGTGGAAAACTGTAAATCTCTACTGAAGAATGAACTGGATGGAAGTCTCCAGGGGGCTTGGCTTCTGACAGA AATTGACCACTGGGATAACGAACGTGAGAAGATCCTGCTCTTAACGGACAGCTCCCTGTTCATTGTTAACTACAACTTCATCAACAGCAAGATCCTTGATAGCAAACGTGTAATGCTGCACCTGATCGACACCATACAAGTGGGCGACCTTACGTACCCCAAGGAATCTGTGATGCC CGACCGGCAGCATGGTGGTGTACGCATTCTGTGGAACAAAGGGGAACAGCCCAGCTTCGGTCAGATGTGGAATCCTTGGTGTTCCAGCATACCCTGGACTACTTTCTCTCATCACCCTGTGCTCTACAACCCTAAAGAGAACGAAACCATCACATACAACGTTGATGACTTCTACGAGTCTCTCCTCCAGGCTGTCTCCAAGGCATTCCAGAAGAAGAAACCAGGCGAGAAAGTCCGTCTAATTGAGGGGCCGATCCTCATTGAGAACTACCTGGGCGTTTCATCTCTCGTGTTCAACCAGAGCCATCTTGGTTTCTTCCGAGATCGGAATGGTGTCAGTTTTTAG